A genome region from Rhodothermales bacterium includes the following:
- a CDS encoding DNA repair exonuclease, translated as MHTFLHLADIHLDASFICRSQSMREQLRSELLAAFWNAIDYAIRERVLAVFIVGDLLEADHLSVETELFLLEQCRRLDEAHIPCVYVSGDRDPGSHLSRAYAMPWPESFIYISANQPRVIELQDVDGTPIVRLVGAGHEAGTEGANLISAYPGARAEIPTFGLLHSAAEGARPTGSEHRTAVVATASLQRLGYTYWALGHMNAMQRLEAVGNAWYPGSLMGRSAEETGLHGGLLVTLQDDGAVSVAFKPFSRVEWVQVTLSDLVQVTDFNALARLVEQPFTSTIAADESIHMRLVQVRLEGPCPMADALRNESQREMIEEKLARYLNVNEVELLTEWVTPAVDVESYRDEPHLLGELITMINQLREAPDTLEGIAPASLAGLQGDPAERRQYVMSLLRDIESEAVVRLLQDNRHAH; from the coding sequence ATGCATACGTTTCTCCATCTGGCGGATATCCATCTTGACGCCAGCTTCATCTGTCGTTCCCAATCGATGCGCGAGCAGTTGCGCAGCGAGTTGCTCGCGGCGTTTTGGAATGCGATTGACTACGCCATTCGAGAGCGTGTGCTGGCGGTATTTATCGTGGGCGACCTGTTGGAAGCCGATCATCTTTCCGTCGAAACCGAACTGTTCTTGCTGGAGCAATGCCGCCGGCTCGACGAAGCGCATATCCCCTGCGTCTATGTCTCTGGGGACCGGGACCCCGGGAGCCATCTATCACGCGCCTACGCGATGCCATGGCCGGAGAGCTTCATCTACATCAGCGCCAACCAGCCGCGCGTGATCGAACTGCAGGATGTGGACGGCACGCCGATCGTGCGACTCGTCGGCGCAGGCCATGAGGCCGGCACGGAAGGCGCCAACCTGATATCCGCCTACCCCGGCGCCCGCGCCGAAATCCCCACCTTCGGCCTACTCCACAGCGCCGCCGAAGGCGCCCGTCCCACCGGCAGTGAGCACCGGACGGCTGTTGTCGCCACGGCCTCGCTCCAACGCCTGGGGTACACGTACTGGGCGCTCGGTCATATGAACGCCATGCAACGCCTGGAAGCCGTCGGCAACGCCTGGTATCCGGGCAGCCTCATGGGCCGCAGCGCCGAAGAAACAGGATTACACGGCGGCCTGCTCGTGACCTTACAGGACGATGGGGCCGTCTCGGTCGCCTTTAAACCGTTTTCCAGGGTCGAATGGGTGCAGGTGACGCTGAGCGACCTCGTGCAGGTCACTGATTTCAACGCCCTGGCCCGGCTCGTGGAACAACCGTTCACCAGCACCATCGCGGCGGACGAGTCGATCCATATGCGCCTCGTCCAGGTGCGCCTTGAAGGTCCCTGCCCGATGGCGGACGCGCTGCGCAACGAATCCCAGCGGGAGATGATCGAAGAGAAGCTGGCGCGTTATTTGAACGTAAATGAGGTCGAATTACTCACGGAATGGGTCACGCCGGCGGTGGATGTGGAGTCCTATCGCGACGAGCCGCACCTGCTGGGCGAACTCATCACCATGATCAACCAGCTGCGCGAAGCGCCAGACACCCTGGAAGGTATCGCGCCGGCGTCGCTGGCCGGCCTGCAGGGCGACCCCGCGGAACGGCGCCAATACGTCATGTCCCTCCTCCGCGACATCGAGAGTGAAGCGGTCGTCCGCCTCCTCCAGGACAATCGTCATGCGCATTAA